A genomic region of Salinibacterium sp. NK8237 contains the following coding sequences:
- the alr gene encoding alanine racemase, with translation MSSRRHTLADLRLATINTAAIIHNIKTLRALVAPVQVMAVVKANGYGHGAIESARAALAGGADWLGVADLTEAFALRGAGIDAPLLAWLHQPGAVFGEAVRADIDLGVSSTEQLHEVAATSDTAFVHLKVDTGLHRNGAFLEEWHQFFEAAVVHELAGRIRVRGLWSHLANAGAEHDADQIEQFSAAVAMAESVGLRPELRHLAASEGAIKHPSARFDLVRVGISSYGLSPADDVDAAALGLVPAMTLSAPVVSVKRVTAGSGVSYGYAYRCEQDTTLALVPLGYGDGVPRHASNRGPVSINGVVGRVAGRVAMDQIVVDMGNANVAVGDRAVLFGDPAQSVPTADDWAAAADTINYEIVTRIGSRVTRRYES, from the coding sequence ATGTCATCGCGGAGGCACACCTTGGCTGATCTTCGACTCGCCACCATCAACACGGCGGCCATCATTCACAACATCAAAACCCTGCGGGCGCTCGTCGCACCGGTGCAGGTAATGGCTGTTGTCAAAGCCAACGGCTATGGCCACGGTGCTATCGAAAGCGCGCGGGCAGCACTCGCGGGAGGCGCCGACTGGCTCGGCGTCGCCGACCTGACCGAGGCGTTTGCGCTGCGCGGCGCCGGCATCGATGCTCCGCTGCTGGCGTGGTTGCACCAGCCGGGGGCAGTTTTTGGCGAAGCGGTGCGCGCGGATATCGACCTCGGCGTGAGCAGCACGGAGCAGCTGCATGAGGTTGCCGCGACATCCGATACTGCGTTCGTCCACTTGAAAGTCGATACAGGGCTGCACCGCAACGGCGCTTTCTTGGAAGAGTGGCACCAGTTCTTCGAGGCAGCGGTTGTTCACGAGCTCGCGGGTCGCATTCGCGTGCGGGGTCTGTGGAGCCACCTCGCCAACGCGGGGGCCGAGCACGACGCTGACCAGATCGAGCAATTCTCGGCCGCCGTCGCCATGGCCGAGTCGGTAGGGCTCCGCCCCGAGCTGCGCCACCTTGCGGCGTCAGAGGGCGCGATCAAACATCCTTCTGCCCGTTTCGATCTCGTTCGCGTGGGCATCAGCAGTTATGGGCTGTCGCCCGCCGACGATGTGGATGCTGCGGCACTCGGTCTTGTGCCCGCCATGACCCTCAGCGCTCCTGTCGTGTCGGTGAAGCGCGTTACTGCCGGTTCTGGGGTCTCCTACGGGTACGCCTACCGCTGCGAGCAAGACACCACGCTCGCGCTCGTGCCGCTCGGCTACGGTGATGGGGTTCCCCGTCATGCGTCAAACCGTGGACCGGTTTCTATCAATGGTGTCGTTGGTCGAGTCGCGGGTCGCGTCGCGATGGATCAAATTGTGGTCGATATGGGAAATGCGAACGTTGCCGTCGGCGATCGGGCAGTCCTTTTCGGCGACCCAGCACAGTCGGTGCCGACCGCGGATGACTGGGCGGCCGCCGCTGACACCATCAACTACGAAATTGTGACCCGCATCGGTTCCCGTGTAACCCGCAGGTACGAGTCGTGA
- a CDS encoding holo-ACP synthase has translation MIVGIGVDVVDIARFERALQRTPTLTSRLFSESEQLKDGKPRPLRSLAGRFAAKEALIKALGDSAGVTWHDMRVVSDQLGNPSLELHNSTKAIAERRGITSVHLSMSHDAGIAIAYVIAEAHLG, from the coding sequence GTGATTGTGGGGATCGGTGTGGATGTCGTCGACATCGCCCGCTTCGAGCGTGCTCTGCAGCGCACACCGACCCTCACATCGCGCCTGTTCTCTGAGAGCGAACAGCTCAAGGATGGCAAACCTCGTCCGCTGCGCTCGCTAGCAGGGCGTTTTGCCGCGAAAGAAGCACTCATCAAGGCGCTCGGCGACTCAGCTGGAGTGACCTGGCACGACATGCGGGTGGTTTCTGACCAGCTCGGCAATCCTTCGCTTGAGCTCCACAATTCGACCAAAGCCATTGCCGAACGTCGCGGAATAACCTCGGTGCACCTGTCGATGAGTCACGACGCCGGAATCGCGATCGCCTATGTCATCGCGGAGGCACACCTTGGCTGA
- the tsaE gene encoding tRNA (adenosine(37)-N6)-threonylcarbamoyltransferase complex ATPase subunit type 1 TsaE — protein MTALTVDSPDRMAELGAVIAAQLVAGDLVMLNGELGAGKTTLTRAIGETLRIRGTVTSPTFVLARTHPRLDDSGAELSQVEAPPLVHVDAYRLGSAVELDDLDIDFESSIVVVEWGAGLLDGVSESWLTVDIVRPVGAGAADEDPDSDGDSASIDHTDDFAEEAIEPRTVTVTGNGPRWADMEWLNAVSD, from the coding sequence GTGACCGCGCTAACAGTCGATTCTCCCGACCGCATGGCCGAGTTGGGCGCCGTCATCGCCGCGCAACTTGTGGCGGGCGATCTGGTGATGCTCAATGGCGAACTCGGTGCCGGAAAGACCACGCTGACGCGCGCGATCGGGGAGACTCTCCGCATTCGTGGCACGGTCACGAGCCCCACGTTCGTTCTGGCACGCACGCATCCCAGGCTCGACGACTCTGGCGCAGAACTCTCGCAGGTGGAGGCACCACCGCTCGTTCACGTCGACGCGTATCGTCTCGGTAGCGCCGTAGAGCTCGACGACCTCGACATCGACTTTGAGTCATCCATTGTGGTTGTCGAATGGGGCGCCGGTTTACTCGACGGAGTGAGCGAGAGTTGGCTTACGGTCGATATCGTGCGCCCTGTGGGTGCCGGGGCGGCAGATGAGGATCCCGATTCAGACGGCGACAGTGCCTCCATCGATCACACCGACGATTTCGCCGAAGAAGCAATCGAACCACGCACCGTCACCGTGACCGGAAACGGCCCGAGATGGGCAGACATGGAGTGGCTCAATGCTGTTAGCGATTGA